TATCTAAAAACATTATACAATGTAAATACGAAAAGGAATTATTGAATGTATAAGATTCAAGAAAGGAAGAAGTTGTTATGAAAATAGGAATAATAGGAATGGGAGCAATAGGCGAATATATTAGTTCAATGCTTTCTAAAAACAATGAAGAGGTTTATGTAATTGCAAAAGGAGAAGCTTTAAAAAAATTAAAGAAGGATGGAATAGTTTTAGATAATAATGAAAATGAAAAATTATCAGTATTTCCAACTTTAATTACAGATAATGCAGAAGAAGCTGGAATCATGGATATCGTATTTATTTGTGTAAAAGGTTATTCATTAAAAGCTGCTGCAAAGGCTATAGAGAAAATGGTACATGAACATACTCTGGTCATTCCTATTGTTAATGGTGTCGATATTGGATACAAATTATTTTCTTACTTAAGAAAAGGTAAAATATTAGATGCAGCAATGTATACTAGTTCAAAAGTTGTAAATGATAGAAAAGAAATAATTAAGAGTAATAAAATAGTTATATCCACGAACAAAAACCGTCCTGTTTATAAAATATAT
The window above is part of the Clostridium saccharoperbutylacetonicum N1-4(HMT) genome. Proteins encoded here:
- a CDS encoding ketopantoate reductase family protein: MKIGIIGMGAIGEYISSMLSKNNEEVYVIAKGEALKKLKKDGIVLDNNENEKLSVFPTLITDNAEEAGIMDIVFICVKGYSLKAAAKAIEKMVHEHTLVIPIVNGVDIGYKLFSYLRKGKILDAAMYTSSKVVNDRKEIIKSNKIVISTNKNRPVYKIYLELIYNVLTKAGIICEIKKDVEVFAWNKYVFNCAFNITDSYYDVGVKGILEDKMKFETFCNVAKECEEVGRSKGIKLAENIYEVSIETLKKLSKKSISSMHRDVISGRKFELELFCGDLCRMGKAVGVPTPYTQKAYEKLKILQAAN